The genomic DNA CAAATGACTGCTCCAGCAAAGGGGCAATCACCCGTTCTTTTTGATGCATGGTGGCAAGTGTCGCTGACCGATCGCCAAACCAGTGACGGATCGATCGATCCGGGTTTGCTTGCGGTTCACTAAATTCCATCATGAGATGCGCTACATCCAGTCAGTCTTCATTTAATCGAGCTGATCCAAAATTGTTCCCTTGACACAAGCACTTGTAAGCGTGACGCCTTGAAGATTTGCGCCTTCTAAGCCTGCACAAAGGAGGTTTGCGCCGCTCAAGTTCGCACCTGACAAATTTGCATCTCTCAAATCCGCTTCTTCCAGGTTTGCTTCGGTTAAGACTGCCCCTTGCAGGTCTGCCTGTGCCAAATTTGCACCACTCAGGTTCGCACTGTTGAGGTTTGCCCCACGCAAATCGGCTCCGCGCAGGTCAACGCCCTGTAAGCTGACGCCCATCAGATTCGCGCCACTCAAGAATGCCCCTGTAAGCGTTGTATTGGCGAGTCGAGACTGCATCAAGTTCGCGCCCCGCAAGTTTGCGCCCCGCAGGTCTGCCTCAGTTAGGTCTGCCTGCATTAAGTTGACCCCAACCAGATTTGCCCGGAGGTCTGTTCCAACCAGCCGACAACCCATCAAGCTTGCACCATCTAATGTTGCACCAGTCAGGGTGGCTGCTGTTAAATTAGCTCCATTTAGGCTTGCCCCTGCCAAGTTGACGCGGCTTAAATCTACTTTTGTCAGGTCTTCATCTTCCAAGTCTGCCCCTGCGAGACGCTTTAGCTTGCCTGCCCGGATTGCTTCTATATCCATAATCTGAAGATGACCTAGATAAATTTAAAACCTGAACGAAGGAAACCATACCGACAGTTCTATCAGCTTTACCAACTGCAAGCTGATTAGGCACAACCGCGATCGTTAACGAAGATCGTTAATTGAGGCTCATTTCTTCCAAATAAGACAGTAGATCGTCTTCTGCATGAGAATCAAGCATCCACAAGCCTGCGGCAATTTTGGGCGTTGTTACAGGGAGGCTTAGCCCCTGCTGCATTCCGCTCACTAGCAGACCCAGAACCTCCACCAGTTTTGGATCCCATCGATCGCCTGCTTCTGCCTGACAAGACTGATATGCCTGGGTCACCGCTTCCGCTAAGGGCACTTCAGAATCAAACGCCTGTGCAATCCGCTGCTGAAACTCTGCTGCCAGTCCCAAAATCCGAGACTCAACTGGAATTTCATCACCCGTCAGTCCGGCAGGTTTGCCTGAACCATTCCAGCATTCGGTCTGGTGCGCCAGGATGATCGAGACTGCTTTGAGGCGCTGCATCTTTCGCAACACCTGTACCCCCGGAACCAGAGGACAAGAGAGCGGCACACTAGGAGCTTCTTCGGTATAGCGTGCGGCAATCCCAGAACTCAGCATCATGTCCGAAGTTTGCAAGAATGCAATGCGATGGAGCAATCCGGAGAGCCGGAGCCGATGCAATTGCCAAGCCGGAAGATCAAGCAATTGACCGATCGCTTCTGCCAGAGATGCCACTTCAGCCGCCGCTGCCGGATTACTGATATCCGTCTGATCGATCAGTTGAGCAACGCGCAAGAGTGCCTGGAGTTCGTTGGAAGTTAGGTTGCTGTCAAGGAACTGGGGCTGATTGGGGTAGGCTGGGCTACTGCGATCGAGTGTTTCCTGGCTCTGTTCCAGATATTCAATCACCCGCACCACAATTCCCCCCAGATGTTCAGCAGTCGGCTTTTGGCAAAGCGCATCTTCCTGTTGAGATTGGGAAATGATTTCTTGCAGTTGAGCAGTTAGCTTCTGGGACAAATCAGGATTGTAGGGGCTGATATGGTCGATCGCGATGGCTGCGGTTTCCTGAACCAAGCTCGGTTCAAATGTCCACAGTCCATAAAACTTCCGCTCCAAATCAACTTTGGGCATGCCTGCTGCACCATAGTCTGCCTCTGAAAGCTCCTGACAAAGCACCATTGCAGTGTAGTGAGGCGACACGATAATTAAATGCCATTCCTGCGCTACGGGGTCAGTCTCTTGAAGACTAGCCAGTTCGACGTTTGATTTTTGGCTGGTAGGATGCTCCGCAAAACCAGAGTCAGGAGCTGCCATAATGACGATTTGTCGCGATCGGTCGGCAATTTCCCCATAGCGATCTGCTTCTTGCAAATACCACTTTCCTCGCTGGAAAGCAGTAATCATTAAAGGCTGATAATCCGCATCTAAAATGGCATCTTCCAGAGCATGACAGAGCGCAACCAGCGTATTTTTATAGTACACCCCGAAATTTAGGGGCCGTTTTCCAGGTTGCCCCGATCGGTGGGCATCACCAAGCTTTTGTAGGATGGAACCTTCTAACATCGCAGCAGGAGAAGCTTAAGTTTTATACATCATCATCGCAGATGATCCTGGTTTATAGGGTAAATCGTTTGATTGGAATTGAGAATTCTTGATACTTGGGGATCGTTATCATCAGCACCCCTACTCTTACTAACGAAATAGCTCGATCGATAGACGGCAGCAGAGAGAGACTTCCTTAACTTGAAGAAGAGTAAACGACCCTGAAGTTTTAGTAAGGATAAGTGCCTGATGCGGCCGCAAAAAATTTCCTCCCTCAAAAGCACCATTTCTATTGCCACTGCTCTAATTGGAGCTGTAGCGCTTCTGGGCTTACCGGCAAAAGCACAAACCAATTCTAACGGGGGACAGTCTCCTAATATGTCTCCCAATACAATTACTCAGCCGAGCAATACTGCGCCGAATACAACCCCAGGTAGCACAACGCCGGGTACCATTACCCCAGGCAACACAATACCGGGTAACACAACACCGGGTAATGCAGCTCCAACGAATCTGCCATCAGCGCCCACAACTAGCGCCCCCGCGGCTCCAGGCATTGCTCCAGCACCCAATAGCCCAGCAGCAAATACGAATACTCCAGCCCCCACTCCCACAGCAGCAACAAACGATCGCTATCTCAGCGAGTTGCTTGGGCAGGCAGCAGGGACAGGTTCGTTCAGTATTCTTGCTCGTGCCGTAGAAGCAGCAGGAGTAACCAATGCACTGCGAGACACAGGTGAGAAGTATACGATTTTTGCCCCAACTGATGAGGCATTTCAAGCGTTACCTCCTGACACACTAGAGCGACTTTTACGCCCTGAAAATCGGGAATTACTGCGGGAAGTCTTGGCTTACCATGTGGTTCCAGGTGCAGTGACTTCTAAAGACCTCCGTTCAGGTTTAGTTGATACGCTAGGCGGTGGTGTAGCAGTGAGTGTTGCGCCCGATCGCATTGTTGTCAATGATGCCAGTATCATTCAGCCCGATATTCAGGCAGCAAATGGCGTAATTCATGTTGTGAACCGTGTTCTAATGCCACAGCAATTGCGTCAGCGGCTTGCCTCACTGCGATAAACACTGCTGCGATAGACATTTAAGTTACAGCAATGACCAAAGGCTGATAGCAGCGAGATCAAGCTTGAAAGCAGGTTTATCCTTTGTCTCCTGCTTCAGCTCTATTTCTTTGGATAGAAGCTCTGAAAAAACGAGATCATTACTCTATAAAAAGCAAACATCAGGATGAACAAGTTGCGATCGATTTGTCAATGTAGGGATGACCAAGCTGAGAACTGAATTGTATTGATAGAACTGCTATCAAGCCAACAGTTTTTATTCTGATCTTCACGCCTGCCATCGACTTCCCGTTCTATTGAGATGGGGTAAAATTTCGATCGTTTTGTTTGTCGGCTTCTCCTAATTTCACAACTCAAACTCTTCATTGGAGCATTCAGCAATGCAACGTCCAACCGACCAACCTCACTACTTTCTGCGCTATCTTTCTTTGGCTCCTGTTTTAGCAGTTCTATCGGTTTCGGTCGCATTTTCAGCCTTTATTATCTTTAATTCTTTCTTCCCAGATCTGCTATTTCACCCAATGCCTTAGTCAAAAAGGTAATTAACTCAATTCATACCTGTTTGGATCAACCTCAAATTTACCCTGGCATTCAATTTTGTTCTTAGCTTGCGAAAGAGAACCCGATTGAGTCAGGGTATTTTTTGCGTTGTTAATTCTCTCTTTGCTATCCAATTGTTATCCAAGCTGCTTGCCCAAAATTTGTCCCAACAATCCCAATAAACCGATCGATAGCCACAGTAAAAAATTTCGGCGCGTCAGGAAAGTTGCCTGATGAACTCGCTCTGGTGTAATAAGCTGGATCGGCTCACCGAGTAAAGGTTTTTGCTTTACAACCCCGCGATACTGATTTTTGCCACCTACTTGCACCCCTAGCACTGCTGCATAAGCGCACTCACTCCAGCCCGCATTCGGACTTGGATCATGAGGTGCATCTCGACAGCAAATTTGCCAGACCTGATGAGGCTTTCCAGAAAGCACAGCAAGCGTCAGCACTGTCAGGCGACAGGGAAACCAAGTTAAACCATCTTCGAGCCGCGCACTACACCAGCCCAGATGCCTGTAAGGAGGTTCCTTATAGCCCACCATTGAATCAAGCGTGCTAGATGCCTTATATGCGATCGCCAGAGGAACTGCCCCGATCGGCAACATTGCCCCCACCAGCGCATAGAACAGCGGAGCCATAACGCCATCAACCGCATTTTCAGTCACGGTTTCCATCACTGCTCGCAGTACTTCAGCTTCAGGCAGGTTTTCAGTATCTCGACCGACATACAGCCGCAACTTCGATCGTGCCTCTGCTAAATCCCCTGCCTTTAAGGGACGCAAAACCTCCTCAGCAGCCCGTCTCAAACTCCGTCCGGCAAAGCAGCTTGCTAACAAAATAGCGGCTACTGCTGCGCCCAGCCACGGATGAACCTGGTCTGCAATCCAGACGATCGTCCAGCCACTCAAGCCACTCAAGCCAACTAGCCCGATCGCTAAACCCACGCCTGCAAGCCGCTCCATCAACGGTGAGAGTTTGGCACGCAATACCAGTTGGGTATATTGTTTGATGCCCCAGCCCATCACCTGTACCGGATGCAGCCAATTCCAGGGGTCGCCAATCAGGTAATCCAACAGCGCGGCGATCGTCAGCACAACAGCAGAAAATTCAGCAGCCAATGACTTTAGTCAATCCTTATTTCTATCGAATCATTCTTGTTTGCTAAGAGGAAACTCGCTATGGTCAAATCAACCGTTCCTCTGCAAGATATCAATGTCTAAATCTAACACCCGCTCGACGGCTGTTCCTGCAACCAGAATGCAACGGCTCCGAAACTTGAGCCACTGGCTTGATAGCGCGATCGGCATTCCTGGAACCCGATTCCGGATTGGTCTTGACCCAATTATCGGACTCCTCCCCGGCGGCGGAGATACGGCTGGGCTTCTGCTTTCCTCCTATATCGTGCTGGAAGCAGCAAAACTGGGAGCCTCCCGCGCAACGCTGACACAAATGGCATTCAACATTGTGCTGGAAACGCTCGTTGGCACAGTTCCCATTGTTGGAGACTTTTTTGATGTCACCTGGAAATCCAACGTTCGCAATATCCAGTTACTGGAAGAACACTTGAAGTTGCCTGTTGCCAGGCGATCGACCCATCACGGCTACGCCATTTTTCTGATCATTGGGCTAATCCTCGTTTTCCTTGGCTGTATTGCTTTGTCCGTCATGCTTCTCCGCTGGATCGCGCAGCAATTGGGATGGATTGGATAATTCCTCACTCACCAAGACTCATCGCCCCTGCTTTCTACCCCCTGCCTTCCGCCCAATTCATGCCATAATATTTCGGCTGCAACGGACAACGGCTTCATGGTTCAGGCAATCTCTTCATTTGATTCAACAGACGACTTCGACGCAGTACGTCAGCAGATGCCCGACATTTTGGCAGATGGGGTTGATCTCAATTTTCAGCTTCCCGACCCCGAAGACGATCGCATCTCAGAACATGAGTTTTGGCAGCAGGTTGAGGTTGCCTGGCAGGTGTGCGATCGATTTGACCTGCAAACAGAGATTTGGCGCGGCAGAATCTTACGAGCAGTGCGCGATCGAGAGAAGCGAGGCGGAGAGGGACGAGGCGGTGGTTTTTTGAATTGGCTCAAAGACCGGGAGATCAGCAAAAGTCAGGCGTACTCGCTGATTGAATTGGCAAATAGTGCAGATGCGCTGCTGGAAGATGGCTTGCTGGAATCAGAAGATGTGAATCAGTTTAGTAAGCGGGCATTTGTGGAAACGGCTCAAGCTGCGCCAGAAGTCCAGCAAATGATCAGTGATGCGGCGCGAAAGGGCGATCGAATCACCCGACGCGAGGTGCGCCAACTGACCGATGAATGGACAGCAATGGCATCAGATTTGCTGCCGATCGAAGTGAAGGAAAAGGCTGCGAACCATACGCTCCCATCACGCTACCTGACCCCTCTCGTACGCGAAATGGAAAAGCTGCCAGAAGCACATCAAACGGTTCTGAAAGCAGAAATTGCTGAAAACCCAGATATAGACACGGTGAAGCAGGTAACAGCAGAAGCGCGCTACTTGGCGAGGTATCTCAGCGCAGCGATTCAGGTACAGGCACTGAACCAATCCTCGCTTGACCTGGAAACTGCCCTGGAAGAAGCCCTGCGAATTGGTTGTCTTAACAGCACTGCTGATCTCGTCAATCAAGCTGCCCAACTCGAGCAAACGATCGCCAAACTCTATACCACCTGGAAACGATTGAACAATCTGGCTGAGCGGGTTTACGTTGATAGTGGTTCCAGCACTCCGCACCTCCGATCGCTCCTCAATCATCTTGGTTCTCTCACAGGAGAAGTCTTAGAGGTGAGCCTGGGCGATCCAGAAAGCAATTTCTCACGCCTCATTCGGCTGCGGGTACTGCCTGATGAAATGGTTGATACAGGGGGAACGAGCCTGGGTGATTTGAATTAGGTGATAGAGGTTAGGGCTACTGGAATTTGCAATTGAGCAGTGTCAGGATTCTTGAACACAAGATTCTTGAGGTTAGGGCAGGTTAGCCGAAATGGCATGATCTGAATCGATCGCGCCATCCCAAAACTCGCCCTTACAGGTTGTTTGCTCGAAGATTACCTGAATCATCGGCGTCGATGGGGACAAAGATGACCAGGCGATGAGATTAAACTATGAAATGGAGTATTTGCGGGTAGGCTGCCTGCCCGATTGTTGTGAGTCAAGATTTGGTGCTTCGTGATTTTCAGCCCGTGGCGGCAATCGCTACAACCCCTCAAGCCGTCAACTGCCTCAAGCCCCTGTGCGAACTAGGCGTAAGGCTCTACATTCCAGAAGCGCTTGCTTCCTTTTCTGGCTCTGCTCAAGTCCAAACTTATCAAGGAGCGTTAAAAGACCACATTGCTTTACTCTGGCAAACCCATCGATCGCTGATTTTTTGTTTAGCAACTGGGGCAGTCGTCCGGCTCATTGCGCCTCTTCTCCAAGACAAAGCCACCGACCCCGCTGTTCTGGTACTCGATGCCGCCGGACAAGTTGTCATTAGTCTCTGCGGAGGTCATCAAGGTGGAGCAGATCAACTGACCAGGACGATCGCTCAACAGCTTGGCGCAACCCCTATCCTGACAGGCGGCGCAAACGATCTGAACCTCCCTGGCATTGATGTTTTGGGCGTCCCTTTTGGTTGGCAAAAAGGAACCGGAGATTGGACAGGCACCAGTGCTGCGATCGCTCGGCAAGCGCCGATTCAAGTCATCCAAGAAGCAGGCTCAACTTTGTGGCAGCAGCATCTACCGATCGGGCATTCTTTTTATTTTGAGGCAGAAGAAGAAGATCCCAAGAGTCAGAAGACCAAAACGCCTGCTGCAAGAGTTTGGATTAGCCCAATTCAGCGACAGTTTTCTGCCGAGTCAGATTTTCCTAAGGTGCAGTGGCATCCGCGTGTGTTGTGGGTGGGAGTGGGCTGCGAGCGGGGGACTTCAAGACAGCTCATTGAAACGGCAATTGAGCAGGTTTGTCGGGCGGCTCACCTGGCAGAAGCTTCGATCGCGGGAATTGCCACAATTGACATCAAAGCAGATGAACTGGGAATTCTGGAGCTCTGCCACGATCGACAGTGGGCAATGCGCTGTTTTCCCGCCGAGTCGCTCAAAACGATCGAAGTTCCAACCCCCTCACAGGTCGTTAATGCCGAAGTTGGCACCCCCAGTGTTGCCGAAGCCGCTGCCCTCCTCGCTGCCAGTTCCCCTGAATCTTCTTCTAGCCAACTCCGCGTCGCCAAAAAAATCATTCGGCAAGAAGGACAACCCGGAGCCGTGACGATCGCCATTGCCCAGTCAGAGCAGGAATATACCGGGCGTACCGGGCAACTGTGGCTTGTTGGCATGGGTCCCGGACAGTTGAATCAAATGACCCCTGCTGCCAAAGCGGCGATCGTCCAGGCGGATGTGCTAATTGGCTATGGGCTTTATATCGATTTAGTCCGTCCCTTATTACGCCCTGGACAGATCATCGAGACATCTCCGATTACGCAAGAACGCCAACGCGCCGAACGGGCGATCGATCTGGCTCAGTGGGGCTTAACCGTTGCAGTCATCTCTTCTGGTGATTGCGGCATCTATGGCATGGCAGGTTTGGTGATGGAACAACTCCGCGCTGCCAATTGGGATGGCAAAACACCCGAAGTTCAGGTCTTTCCCGGCATTACTGCTCTACAGGCAGTCGCTTCCAGAGTAGGTGCACCTTTAATGCATGACTTCTGCGCCATTAGCCTCAGCGATTTGTTGACCCCCTGGAGCATGATCGAACAAAGACTCACTGCCGCTGCCCAAGCCGATTTTGTGACAGCCCTCTACAACCCCCGATCGCAGACCCGGATTCATCAAATCATCACGGCTCAGGAAATTTTCCTGAAATATCGCAACCCTGACACTCCTGTTGCTGTCGTGCGATCGGTCTATCGTCCCGATGAACAGATCACGCTGACCACTCTTGGAGAACTGCATGATGCACCGATCGACATGCTGACCACGGTTCTGATCGGCAATCAAAGCACCCGCATTCATGAGAATTGGATGATCACGCCGCGAGGGTATCTGGGTTTTGGGGAAGCGTAGGGGGTCGATCGGGGGTGGATAGGAAGTTGAAGATGGAGTTCAGGAGTGGGGGTATCAGGTAACGAAGAGAAAACCAAGGTGGAGGATCATGCCATTTCAGCTAACTCTGCCCCACCCTTTATCCCCAAATCCTAAATGAAGTCACTTAAAATCGTTTCCCTAGAAGCCGTTGCTTCATCCCTTCCGCGATCTTTTGCCCCAAATATTCTGGGATGAGGCTTTCGTTTGGTCCCAGTAAGTAGAGAATCAGGCGAGTTCTGCCGCGCCAGACCAGAAGATTGGCATTGACGACAAGCAGATCTTCCTGCCAAATGGCATACATCACTTTATAAAACAGTCCAGGCTGGTTGTCAGCTTCGATGAGGAGGGCAGGCAGGTGAAAAACCGGATCAACGTAAAATTCTGTTTCCACTTGCTCCAAGCCAGCATCGAGGTTAAACTCAACAGCCAGCATTTCTTCGACTTCAAAGCGTCCAGCCAGAGCTTCGCGAATTGCCCGACAGACATTGTCAGCGGTTTTGTCAACAAGCGCTTTGCCACCTCTTGACACCACCAGTTTGATAAAAACGAGCATGGGCGGATAGATTTGCCCGTAAAGACTGAGGCTATGAATGGTTAGTCCATAAGCCGCTAAAACCCCAAAAATATCACTTAGCAAGAAGGACTGATTGCGATAGGCAAAATGAAGGGCACTTTTGCTGCCCTCGGCACTCAGTTCGATCACCGCTTGTTTGGTCTTGTAAAGCTGGTAGGCAAGCCGGAGATTCTGTAGTTGAATTTCACTACTAACAAATTGTTCGTAAAACTGCGGAAACGCTCGATTGAAGCGCTTTAACAGTTCTAGGGTAGAAGATTTCAAACCCGGAGCCATACAGTTGGGTAATTGCTTGCCTGAAGAATGGGCAGAAGTTCGATTGGCGGAAGTTAAATGAATGTAACATTTGCCCCCTTCATTTAGAGTACTCCCAGGTCGATCGCCCAATCAAACCCTCAATCGAATCCAACCTTCTTATTCCAGCTTTCCCCCATTCTGAAAGATTTATTCAGTGTGAGCGAATGGGATGAGGATGAGAAGAGAGATACGCACTATACTAACTATTACTGTGATCAAATCTGTACTACTCTTGCCGCGCCTACATGGGTTTCTGGAAAAGCCTGTTTAGCACTTCTGAAACTTCCGCTACATCCAAGCCCGCTGAAACGGAAGGGCAGGGAGGTCCGAGTGTGATGGTGGGTAACTCCCGCATCTTCTTTAGCACTGACCGTGAAATTGACTTATATGAACTTGAAGAACTGTGTGACGCGGTAGGCTGGTCACGTCGTCCGCTGCGAAAGGTCAAAAAAGCAATTCAGCACAGTTTTTTGGTCGTCTCCATGTGGGAACAGCGAGGGGCACAGCGACGGCTGGTCGGGTTTGCCCGCGCCACGTCTGACCATGCCTTTAACGCTACAATCTGGGATGTCGTTGTCCATCCAGACTTTCAAAGCAAAGGGTTGGGAAAAGCCCTGATGCGCCAGATGATCAAAAAGCTTCGTAGCGAAGACATTAGCAACATTACGCTCTTTGCCGATCCTCACGTCGTTGACTTCTACCGGGGCTTAGGCTTTATGTCTGACCCAGAAGGCATTAAGGGGATGTTTTGGTATCCCGATTGACCGAATTGATGCCAATGGAGAACCCTAAACCTGAGTTGCAAGAAGCGAATCAGCAAGCTTAGGGAAGCCAGAAGGGAGGCAGCAATTCTTGGGTAAAGGCTCGAACCGATCGATTGAGCTGACGAGCAATTTGAATATGCGGCTCATCGGGCGCGATCGGCAGAATATTGGCTGGGGTGCCAAGCTGGAATCGATTGATGATATGATTCGCGGCTTCTAGCCCAGTGACATAGGCTTTTTCCTGCGACCAGGAGCCATGCCGGGTGATTACCCAATCTCCACTCATGAAAACATTGGCGATCGGGGTTTGAGCAGGCAACATCGATTGATAGCTGCCGGGTGAGAAATGCGTGACGGCTTTAGGCAGTCGGACAACGCTGCTATCGATCACTTCAGCAGACCGAAATTCAGGAACACAAGTTGCCAGATCGCGGTGGACTTTGGCAATTACCTGTTCGTCACTGAGGGGAAGCAACTGATTCGCGTGATAAAAATCTGCTTCAATTACGCTGCCCGGAGCATCTCGATATTCATCATGAAGCGCATTCAAATCAAAGAATGTCCAGCCTGTTGAACGATCGAAGCCAAAACAAGCATTGGAAGGCAGTGGCACAGACACTTTACGATCGAACCAGAGCCGGGTTGCCAAACCATCGATCGTCCCCAGATTCAGCAAATTGGCAAAAGCAGGAAAGCTTTGTAATGCAGGGCTGTTGCTGACAATCTTCTGCATTCCGGTTACACCAACTGCAAAAATCACGGCATCTGCGGCAAAAACCTCTTCACCGCAAACAACCCCAGTCACGATCGGCGCTTCAGCCTCAGCATTCAGGATCAAATCAGTGACACGACGCTGCGTCAGCACCCGACCTCCTGCTTGCTCAATCTGCTCCACCCAGGGACGGAAGATTTTCTCGCCCACCGTTCCCCGACACCACACCACATCAAAATCGGGTTGGTGCGCCAGGATGAAGTAATAGAGCATCCCCAAAGCTGCTGCCGCTGAGCATTGTTCTCCCGGTGCAAACAAACCGACGAGAAGCATTGGCTCAAATGAGTCGCGATAGAGTCTTGCCGACACGCCAAACTGCTTGAAGAGTTCGCGGGCAGTCACCGAGTCATAGCGTTGCCAGGCGTCATCGGAGTTATCGAAATCAACCACAGCATAAAGCAGTGGCAGGGCAGAGAGGCGATCGATCAGCGGTAATCGCTTGAATTGAGGATAGAGGAATGTACCCAGTGGGGTTGGCAGCGCGGGTTCTTGCTGAAAGATAGGCGACTCCACTTCCAAACCTGCCGGAGAATATTGTGAAGAGCGCGTCCAGGATGTAAATGGAGTGAGTTCAAGCTCCCGTACCAGCGAGAAAATATTGCGATAGGGATACCAGAAGCCGTGAATTCCTGCTTCGATCGATCGTCCGCCCGCAGTTTTCCAGCCTGCCACTAAGCCACCCGGATAAGCTCCTGCTTCCAGCAGTGTCACCTCATAACCCTGCTTTGCCAAATGATAGGCTGCACCTAACCCTGCCCATCCTGCTCCAACAACAATGACTTTTGGCGGTTGCTCAGGCGTTTCAACCACAGGTTCTTCCTCCCAAATTACTGCCACCATTGACCACACCAACTGAAATCCAGCCTTGATAGGGTGACACGATATATGCCCAACGACGTTGTCCTTCTGGAGAAGGAACGGTGCGAGTTGCCCCAGTGAACTGGAAGTTATATGTGCCTTGAGGCAGGGTGTAAAGCCCGGTGCCAGTGTCGGGCTGGGTGCGAACGATCAAGCCTTCTGCGGGGAGGACATCACAAGTCACAGCAACGATCGTGGGTGTAGCAGGCGCACTGGTGAAAGGGATGGCAGGCGCGAGGGGACGGGCTGCAACTGTTGTTTGAGGCTGGTTAGCAGTTTGAGATTGGTAAGTGGTTCGAGGCTGATAGCGAGTTTGAGATTGAGGAACGGGCTGCTGCGGAGAAGGCAAATTTGGAACCCTGACTGATGGAGCATTAGCGACGGGTGGAACGGTCGGCTGTGGGAAATTGGGCTGGGCTGGTGCAGCAGGTTGTGGCGGTGTTGTGCCCGGAGGATTGGCAGCGATCGATGGGTTGATTTGCTGGTAGGCAGTGGGAGTGGCGCAAGGGGTTACAGGAGTCAAATATTTTGCTTCCACCCAACCGACAGCCGGTTCACTAATTCTCACCCAACCGGTGCCAGTGCCCAAGACTTGCAGGCGGATCGTTTGCCCAGCAGATAAAACGCCTGCCGAAGTACTGTTTAAGTCAGGCTGAAGATAAATCCCAGTCACCGCATTGGTTTGACGACAGCCTGTATCTGTAGCCTGTGCGAGTTGTTCACCCAATTGCCCAATCTGTCCTACCTGAGTCGATCGCTCCACCGCTTTTGCAGAAAAAGAGCTGACCGCGATCGTCATGATGCCGAAAAACAACGCACTCCCAAGCTTGCCCATTTTCATATCATTCGCTCCAGCACAACCTAAGAATCTCAGTGCGTTGGAATGATATCACGGGTCAACGGATTGCAAATATTTCGCTAAAGCGATCGCACAAAACTCAAACAGATTTTAGAGAAACGGACGTGCTAAAAAGAAGCTGCAAATTGATTTTGCATCGATCGGTTCCCCACTCAAGATCGCTGCTTCCAACTGCTGAGGAGTCATCAAAACGGTTTCCATGTCCTCGTCCTCATCCTGACTTGGCGGCGTTTCTAGCTTAGTTAAATCGGTAGCAAGATAGGCGTAGATCACTTCGTCTGAGTAGCCCGGAGCCAGAAAGAACTGCCCGAGGGAACGCCAGCGATCGGCATGATAGCCTGTCTCTTCTTCAATTTCTCGCTGCACCGTCGTTAAAGGATCTTCATTCGGTTCGATCGTACCTGCCGGAAACTCCAGCAATCGCCCATTTGCCGCAAAACGATATTGGCGCACCAACACTAGCTGACCTTCATTCGTGACCGGAACTGCCAAAGCTCCACCCGGATGACGCACACATTCCCAGTCTCCTTCTGCTCCATTCGGTAAGCGCAGCCGGGTTACCTCAAAGTTGAACTTGCGTCCACGATGGAAGAGGTTTTGTTGGATGAGTTCGGGGGGTTCGGGTTGGGGGGGCATGAGCGTAGATAGTAGGAGTCGGAGTCAGAGATTGGGGGTTAGGTCGGGTGGGCTAAGGATTTGCGGTT from Trichocoleus sp. includes the following:
- a CDS encoding GNAT family N-acetyltransferase encodes the protein MGFWKSLFSTSETSATSKPAETEGQGGPSVMVGNSRIFFSTDREIDLYELEELCDAVGWSRRPLRKVKKAIQHSFLVVSMWEQRGAQRRLVGFARATSDHAFNATIWDVVVHPDFQSKGLGKALMRQMIKKLRSEDISNITLFADPHVVDFYRGLGFMSDPEGIKGMFWYPD
- a CDS encoding NUDIX hydrolase; amino-acid sequence: MPPQPEPPELIQQNLFHRGRKFNFEVTRLRLPNGAEGDWECVRHPGGALAVPVTNEGQLVLVRQYRFAANGRLLEFPAGTIEPNEDPLTTVQREIEEETGYHADRWRSLGQFFLAPGYSDEVIYAYLATDLTKLETPPSQDEDEDMETVLMTPQQLEAAILSGEPIDAKSICSFFLARPFL
- the cobJ gene encoding precorrin-3B C(17)-methyltransferase, translated to MSQDLVLRDFQPVAAIATTPQAVNCLKPLCELGVRLYIPEALASFSGSAQVQTYQGALKDHIALLWQTHRSLIFCLATGAVVRLIAPLLQDKATDPAVLVLDAAGQVVISLCGGHQGGADQLTRTIAQQLGATPILTGGANDLNLPGIDVLGVPFGWQKGTGDWTGTSAAIARQAPIQVIQEAGSTLWQQHLPIGHSFYFEAEEEDPKSQKTKTPAARVWISPIQRQFSAESDFPKVQWHPRVLWVGVGCERGTSRQLIETAIEQVCRAAHLAEASIAGIATIDIKADELGILELCHDRQWAMRCFPAESLKTIEVPTPSQVVNAEVGTPSVAEAAALLAASSPESSSSQLRVAKKIIRQEGQPGAVTIAIAQSEQEYTGRTGQLWLVGMGPGQLNQMTPAAKAAIVQADVLIGYGLYIDLVRPLLRPGQIIETSPITQERQRAERAIDLAQWGLTVAVISSGDCGIYGMAGLVMEQLRAANWDGKTPEVQVFPGITALQAVASRVGAPLMHDFCAISLSDLLTPWSMIEQRLTAAAQADFVTALYNPRSQTRIHQIITAQEIFLKYRNPDTPVAVVRSVYRPDEQITLTTLGELHDAPIDMLTTVLIGNQSTRIHENWMITPRGYLGFGEA
- a CDS encoding FAD-dependent oxidoreductase codes for the protein MVETPEQPPKVIVVGAGWAGLGAAYHLAKQGYEVTLLEAGAYPGGLVAGWKTAGGRSIEAGIHGFWYPYRNIFSLVRELELTPFTSWTRSSQYSPAGLEVESPIFQQEPALPTPLGTFLYPQFKRLPLIDRLSALPLLYAVVDFDNSDDAWQRYDSVTARELFKQFGVSARLYRDSFEPMLLVGLFAPGEQCSAAAALGMLYYFILAHQPDFDVVWCRGTVGEKIFRPWVEQIEQAGGRVLTQRRVTDLILNAEAEAPIVTGVVCGEEVFAADAVIFAVGVTGMQKIVSNSPALQSFPAFANLLNLGTIDGLATRLWFDRKVSVPLPSNACFGFDRSTGWTFFDLNALHDEYRDAPGSVIEADFYHANQLLPLSDEQVIAKVHRDLATCVPEFRSAEVIDSSVVRLPKAVTHFSPGSYQSMLPAQTPIANVFMSGDWVITRHGSWSQEKAYVTGLEAANHIINRFQLGTPANILPIAPDEPHIQIARQLNRSVRAFTQELLPPFWLP